From one Rosa rugosa chromosome 4, drRosRugo1.1, whole genome shotgun sequence genomic stretch:
- the LOC133743937 gene encoding uncharacterized protein LOC133743937, translated as MSTERRYFSSRVRQTHPRDPRTGPGIKIPRGADTRISFRFCKVFGHSWIEAPDATVFDAPKFEAKRVITVLLSAVRKSSKRRYYTKIIVENLSSIGVPLHEQDTIIESVFNLAEVAIPGMPILVWVGEVTVCLLDSASNLGIGDVTCPLWCNGRYVDDRQGMYQRLEMEAMYSDVPKLIPATESSIEGLEKVRLDNLEDAVRQMPCTICMEGLDHFDAAEEGTDHQHMIACLPCSHTYHGDCIIQWLKTNYVCPLCRSPIVEGGEPSKPPLRLHWPMLMMSAVGMLTATLIPRLLNRS; from the coding sequence ATGTCCACCGAGAGGCGTTATTTTTCGAGCAGAGTGAGACAAACTCACCCAAGAGATCCAAGAACAGGACCTGGAATCAAAATCCCAAGGGGTGCAGACACAAGAATCAGTTTCAGATTCTGCAAGGTATTTGGACACAGCTGGATTGAGGCTCCAGACGCCACAGTTTTTGATGCTCCAAAGTTTGAAGCTAAAAGAGTAATTACAGTTCTTCTTTCTGCTGTCAGAAAATCATCCAAAAGGCGTTATTACACCAAGATCATAGTCGAGAATCTTTCGAGCATTGGTGTCCCATTACATGAGCAGGACACAATTATTGAAAGTGTATTTAATCTTGCTGAAGTGGCCATCCCTGGTATGCCTATTCTTGTATGGGTTGGGGAGGTGACTGTCTGCCTCTTAGACAGTGCAAGTAATCTTGGCATAGGGGATGTGACCTGCCCCTTATGGTGCAATGGACGATATGTTGATGATCGTCAAGGTATGTATCAAAGGCTTGAAATGGAAGCCATGTATTCAGATGTCCCCAAGCTTATTCCTGCAACTGAATCATCCATTGAGGGTTTGGAGAAAGTGAGACTTGATAATTTGGAAGATGCTGTTAGACAGATGCCATGTACTATTTGTATGGAGGGCCTTGATCACTTTGATGCTGCAGAAGAAGGGACTGATCACCAGCATATGATTGCTTGCTTGCCCTGCTCACATACTTATCATGGAGATTGCATTATCCAGTGGCTCAAGACGAATTATGTGTGTCCCTTATGCCGATCCCCAATTGTGGAAGGGGGTGAGCCATCGAAGCCCCCATTGAGGCTGCATTGGCCTATGCTCATGATGTCTGCGGTTGGTATGCTGACTGCTACGCTCATTCCCAGATTGTTGAACCGGAGCTAA